In a genomic window of Chaetodon trifascialis isolate fChaTrf1 chromosome 8, fChaTrf1.hap1, whole genome shotgun sequence:
- the fmnl3 gene encoding formin-like protein 3 isoform X3 has translation MGNIESVDGQSEMKHHIMPLKVPMPDPTELEEKFAIVLNSMNLPPDKARLLRQYDNEKKWDLICDQERFQVKNPPHTYIQKLRGYLDPGVTRKKFRRRVQESTKVLRELEISLRTNHIGWVREFLNDENRGLDVLVEYLSFAQCAVMLDFEGLENGEDGFLDKAKSWSRSIEDLHNTSTQPFCNTLVRSARQSVLRYGSVSNSKTIKNSRLVSQKDDVHVCIMCLRAIMNYQYGFNMVMSHAHAVNEIALSLNNKNSRTKALVLELLAAVCLVRGGHEIILSAFDNFKEVCKEKHRFERLMDYFRCEEGNIDYMVACMQFINIVVHSVEDMNFRVHLQYEFTKLGLDDYLEKCKHTESDKLSVQIQAYLDNVFDVGGLLEDAETKNAALEKVEELEEHLSHVTEKLLEVENETMMKVADLEKLLLQKDKDLQVIRETYESTNTQVNTLRRVIKEKDAAFQRHFNIERRLLELEQQGTIRLHKKPDGDIAIEPLGVGGAGSSGLGIPLGNIGQLSLASTAGLIEPGEPDTSLPPASEAPPPPPPPPPPPPPLPSASGANAPVAPPPPPLAPPLPDASPSVILSVGLSAIRIKKPIKTKFRLPVFNWTALKPNQINGTVFNEIDDERVLEELDLERFEELFKTRAQGPIVDLTCTKSKVAQKAVNKVTLLDANRSKNLAITLRKANKTTEEICKAIEKFDLKALPVDFVECLMRFLPTESEVKVLRQYERERRPVDQLAEEDRFMLLFSKIERLTQRMNIITFVGNFSDNISMLTPQLNAIIAASGSVKSSPKLKRVLEIILALGNYMNSSKRGCVYGFKLQSLDLLLDTKSTDRKMTLLHYIALIVKEKYPELANFYNELHFVDKAAAVSLENVLLDVRELGKGMDLIRRECSLHDHSVLKGFVQASEPQLDKLQKDAKTAEEAFNNVVNYFGESAKTTPPSVFFPVFVRFIKAYKDAVEENEQRKKQEQAMREKLLAQEAKQHDPKVQAQKKRQQQQELIAELRRRQAKDHRPVYEGKDGTIEDIITAEKKINESISHS, from the exons AATTCTATGAACCTGCCTCCAGACAAAGCCCGGCTCCTCAGACAGTATGATAATGAGAAGAAGTGGGACCTGATCTGCGACCAG GAGCGGTTTCAGGTGAAGAATCCACCTCACACCTACATCCAGAAGCTCCGAGGATACTTAGACCCTGGAGTCACACGGAAG AAGTTTCGCAGGCGAGTGCAGGAATCTACCAAAGTCTTGAGGGAGCTGGAGATCTCACTGAGGACAAACCACATCGG GTGGGTCAGGGAGTTCCTCAATGATGAGAACAGAGGTCTTGACGTGCTGGTGGAGTACCTCTCCTTTGCCCAGTGCGCTGTCAT GTTGGATTTTGAGGGGCTGGAGAATGGGGAGGATGGCTTCTTGGACAAGGCTAAATCTTGGAGCAGGTCCATAGAGGATCTGCACAATACAAGCACCCAACCCTTCTGCAACACACTGGTACGCTCTGCCCGCCAGTCTGTCCTCCG CTACGGCTCGGTTTCCAACAGCAAAACCATCAAGAACTCCCGCCTCGTGAGCCAAAAAgatgatgtgcatgtgtgcatcatgTGCTTGAGAGCAATCATGAACTATCAG TATGGCTTCAATATGGTCATGTCTCACGCGCACGCAGTCAATGAGATTGCTCTCAGCTTGAACAATAAGAACTCACG GACGAAAGCCTTGGTCCTTGAGCTGCTGGCCGCCGTCTGTCTCGTCCGTGGAGGTCACGAGATCATCCTCTCAGCGTTTGACAACTTCAAAGAG GTGTGTAAGGAGAAGCATCGCTTCGAGAGACTGATGGACTACTTTCGCTGTGAGGAAGGAAACATCGACTACATG GTTGCTTGCATGCAGTTCATCAACATCGTGGTTCACTCAGTTGAGGACATGAACTTCAGAGTCCACCTGCAGTATGAATTCACCAAGCTGGGGCTGGACGATTACCTGGAG AAATGTAAACATACGGAGAGTGACAAGCTGTCGGTGCAGATCCAGGCCTACCTGGATAACGTGTTTGACGTGGGTGGTCTGTTGGAAGATGCAGAGACGAAGAATGCAGCcctggagaaggtggaggaacTGGAGGAGCACCTGTCCCAT GTGAcggagaagctgctggaggttGAGAATGAGACAATGATGAAAGTAGCTGATCTGGAGAAGCTGCTCCTTCAGAAAGATAAGGACCTGCAAGTGATTCGG GAGACCTATGAGTCGACCAACACCCAGGTCAACACCCTGCGGAGGGTGATCAAGGAGAAGGATGCCGCCTTCCAGAGGCACTTCAACATTGAGAGgcggctgctggagctggaacaGCAGGGCACCATCCGTTTGCACAAGAAGCCTGATGGAGACATCGCCATCGAGCCACTGGGCGTGGGCGGTGCTGGGAGTAGCGGCCTTGGGATCCCACTGGGAAACATTGGGCAGCTGTCTTTGGCCTCAACAGCTGGATTAATAGAACCGGGAGAACCAGACACCAGTTTACCACCAGCCAGCGAagctcctccgcctcctcctccacctccaccacctcctcctcctctcccctctgcctcAG GTGCGAATGCTCCAGtcgcaccaccaccacctcctctcgCTCCACCTCTGCCAGACGCTTCTCCTTCTGTCATCCTGAGTGTGGGTCTTTCAG CTATCAGAATCAAGAAACCCATCAAGACCAAGTTCCGCCTGCCTGTGTTTAACTGGACGGCCCTGAAGCCCAATCAGATCAATGGCACAGTCTTCAATGAGATTGACGATGAGCGCGTGCTAGAG GAGCTGGATCTGGAGAGGTTTGAGGAGCTGTTTAAGACCAGAGCCCAGGGTCCAATTGTGGATCTCACCTGCACAAAGAGCAAAGTAGCGCAGAAGGCAGTAAACAAAGTCACCCTTCTAGACGCCAATCGCTCCAAGAACTTAGCCATCACACTGCGAAAGGCTAACAAGACCACAGAGGAGATCTGCAAAGCAATAGAGAA gtTTGACCTCAAGGCCTTGCCCGTCGACTTTGTGGAGTGCCTGATGCGCTTTTTGCCCACCGAGTCCGAGGTGAAGGTGCTGCGTCAGTACGAGCGTGAGCGGCGCCCAGTGGACCAGCTGGCGGAGGAAGATCGCTTCATGTTGTTATTCAGCAAGATTGAGAGGCTCACGCAGAGAATGAACATCATCACATTTGTCGGGAACTTTTCTGACAACATCAGCATGCTCACGCCACAGCTCAATGCCATCATCGCCGCTTCTGGCTCAGTGAAATCCTCACCAAAGTTGAAAAGAGTGCTCGAG ATCATCTTAGCCTTGGGAAACTACATGAACAGCAGCAAGCGAGGATGCGTTTATGGCTTCAAATTACAAAGTCTTGATCTG CTGCTGGACACTAAGTCTACAGACAGGAAGATGACATTGCTCCACTACATAGCTCTCATTGTGAAAGAGAAGTACCCTGAACTGGCCAACTTCTACAATGAGCTGCACTTTGTGgataaagctgcagcag TGTCTCTGGAAAATGTGTTGCTGGACGTTCGAGAGCTGGGGAAAGGCATGGACCTGATCCGGAGGGAGTGCAGTCTCCACGACCATTCGGTCCTGAAAGGCTTCGTTCAGGCCAGCGAGCCACAGCTGGACAAGCTGCAGAAGGACGCCAAGACAGCAGAG GAAGCCTTCAACAATGTGGTAAACTACTTCGGAGAGAGTGCCAAGACGACTCCACCCTCGGTGTTCTTCCCCGTGTTTGTGCGCTTCATCAAGGCCTACAAG GATGCAGTGGAAGAAAACgaacaaaggaaaaagcagGAGCAAGCAATGAGGGAGAAATTACTGGCACAGGAGGCTAAACAGCATGACCCCAAG GTCCAGGCCCAAaagaagaggcagcagcagcaggagctgatcGCAGAGCTGCGCAGGCGGCAAGCCAAAGACCACCGGCCCGTGTACGAGGGAAAGGACGGCACTATTGAGGACATTATCACAG CTGAGAAGAAGATTAATGAGAGTATTTCCCACTCCTAA
- the fmnl3 gene encoding formin-like protein 3 isoform X2 yields the protein MGNIESVDGQSEMKHHIMPLKVPMPDPTELEEKFAIVLNSMNLPPDKARLLRQYDNEKKWDLICDQERFQVKNPPHTYIQKLRGYLDPGVTRKKFRRRVQESTKVLRELEISLRTNHIGWVREFLNDENRGLDVLVEYLSFAQCAVMLDFEGLENGEDGFLDKAKSWSRSIEDLHNTSTQPFCNTLVRSARQSVLRYGSVSNSKTIKNSRLVSQKDDVHVCIMCLRAIMNYQYGFNMVMSHAHAVNEIALSLNNKNSRTKALVLELLAAVCLVRGGHEIILSAFDNFKEVCKEKHRFERLMDYFRCEEGNIDYMVACMQFINIVVHSVEDMNFRVHLQYEFTKLGLDDYLEKCKHTESDKLSVQIQAYLDNVFDVGGLLEDAETKNAALEKVEELEEHLSHVTEKLLEVENETMMKVADLEKLLLQKDKDLQVIRETYESTNTQVNTLRRVIKEKDAAFQRHFNIERRLLELEQQGTIRLHKKPDGDIAIEPLGVGGAGSSGLGIPLGNIGQLSLASTAGLIEPGEPDTSLPPASEAPPPPPPPPPPPPPLPSASGANAPVAPPPPPLAPPLPDASPSVILSVGLSAIRIKKPIKTKFRLPVFNWTALKPNQINGTVFNEIDDERVLEELDLERFEELFKTRAQGPIVDLTCTKSKVAQKAVNKVTLLDANRSKNLAITLRKANKTTEEICKAIEKFDLKALPVDFVECLMRFLPTESEVKVLRQYERERRPVDQLAEEDRFMLLFSKIERLTQRMNIITFVGNFSDNISMLTPQLNAIIAASGSVKSSPKLKRVLEIILALGNYMNSSKRGCVYGFKLQSLDLLLDTKSTDRKMTLLHYIALIVKEKYPELANFYNELHFVDKAAAVSLENVLLDVRELGKGMDLIRRECSLHDHSVLKGFVQASEPQLDKLQKDAKTAEEAFNNVVNYFGESAKTTPPSVFFPVFVRFIKAYKDAVEENEQRKKQEQAMREKLLAQEAKQHDPKVQAQKKRQQQQELIAELRRRQAKDHRPVYEGKDGTIEDIITDLRNQPFLRADALIRSGWKRP from the exons AATTCTATGAACCTGCCTCCAGACAAAGCCCGGCTCCTCAGACAGTATGATAATGAGAAGAAGTGGGACCTGATCTGCGACCAG GAGCGGTTTCAGGTGAAGAATCCACCTCACACCTACATCCAGAAGCTCCGAGGATACTTAGACCCTGGAGTCACACGGAAG AAGTTTCGCAGGCGAGTGCAGGAATCTACCAAAGTCTTGAGGGAGCTGGAGATCTCACTGAGGACAAACCACATCGG GTGGGTCAGGGAGTTCCTCAATGATGAGAACAGAGGTCTTGACGTGCTGGTGGAGTACCTCTCCTTTGCCCAGTGCGCTGTCAT GTTGGATTTTGAGGGGCTGGAGAATGGGGAGGATGGCTTCTTGGACAAGGCTAAATCTTGGAGCAGGTCCATAGAGGATCTGCACAATACAAGCACCCAACCCTTCTGCAACACACTGGTACGCTCTGCCCGCCAGTCTGTCCTCCG CTACGGCTCGGTTTCCAACAGCAAAACCATCAAGAACTCCCGCCTCGTGAGCCAAAAAgatgatgtgcatgtgtgcatcatgTGCTTGAGAGCAATCATGAACTATCAG TATGGCTTCAATATGGTCATGTCTCACGCGCACGCAGTCAATGAGATTGCTCTCAGCTTGAACAATAAGAACTCACG GACGAAAGCCTTGGTCCTTGAGCTGCTGGCCGCCGTCTGTCTCGTCCGTGGAGGTCACGAGATCATCCTCTCAGCGTTTGACAACTTCAAAGAG GTGTGTAAGGAGAAGCATCGCTTCGAGAGACTGATGGACTACTTTCGCTGTGAGGAAGGAAACATCGACTACATG GTTGCTTGCATGCAGTTCATCAACATCGTGGTTCACTCAGTTGAGGACATGAACTTCAGAGTCCACCTGCAGTATGAATTCACCAAGCTGGGGCTGGACGATTACCTGGAG AAATGTAAACATACGGAGAGTGACAAGCTGTCGGTGCAGATCCAGGCCTACCTGGATAACGTGTTTGACGTGGGTGGTCTGTTGGAAGATGCAGAGACGAAGAATGCAGCcctggagaaggtggaggaacTGGAGGAGCACCTGTCCCAT GTGAcggagaagctgctggaggttGAGAATGAGACAATGATGAAAGTAGCTGATCTGGAGAAGCTGCTCCTTCAGAAAGATAAGGACCTGCAAGTGATTCGG GAGACCTATGAGTCGACCAACACCCAGGTCAACACCCTGCGGAGGGTGATCAAGGAGAAGGATGCCGCCTTCCAGAGGCACTTCAACATTGAGAGgcggctgctggagctggaacaGCAGGGCACCATCCGTTTGCACAAGAAGCCTGATGGAGACATCGCCATCGAGCCACTGGGCGTGGGCGGTGCTGGGAGTAGCGGCCTTGGGATCCCACTGGGAAACATTGGGCAGCTGTCTTTGGCCTCAACAGCTGGATTAATAGAACCGGGAGAACCAGACACCAGTTTACCACCAGCCAGCGAagctcctccgcctcctcctccacctccaccacctcctcctcctctcccctctgcctcAG GTGCGAATGCTCCAGtcgcaccaccaccacctcctctcgCTCCACCTCTGCCAGACGCTTCTCCTTCTGTCATCCTGAGTGTGGGTCTTTCAG CTATCAGAATCAAGAAACCCATCAAGACCAAGTTCCGCCTGCCTGTGTTTAACTGGACGGCCCTGAAGCCCAATCAGATCAATGGCACAGTCTTCAATGAGATTGACGATGAGCGCGTGCTAGAG GAGCTGGATCTGGAGAGGTTTGAGGAGCTGTTTAAGACCAGAGCCCAGGGTCCAATTGTGGATCTCACCTGCACAAAGAGCAAAGTAGCGCAGAAGGCAGTAAACAAAGTCACCCTTCTAGACGCCAATCGCTCCAAGAACTTAGCCATCACACTGCGAAAGGCTAACAAGACCACAGAGGAGATCTGCAAAGCAATAGAGAA gtTTGACCTCAAGGCCTTGCCCGTCGACTTTGTGGAGTGCCTGATGCGCTTTTTGCCCACCGAGTCCGAGGTGAAGGTGCTGCGTCAGTACGAGCGTGAGCGGCGCCCAGTGGACCAGCTGGCGGAGGAAGATCGCTTCATGTTGTTATTCAGCAAGATTGAGAGGCTCACGCAGAGAATGAACATCATCACATTTGTCGGGAACTTTTCTGACAACATCAGCATGCTCACGCCACAGCTCAATGCCATCATCGCCGCTTCTGGCTCAGTGAAATCCTCACCAAAGTTGAAAAGAGTGCTCGAG ATCATCTTAGCCTTGGGAAACTACATGAACAGCAGCAAGCGAGGATGCGTTTATGGCTTCAAATTACAAAGTCTTGATCTG CTGCTGGACACTAAGTCTACAGACAGGAAGATGACATTGCTCCACTACATAGCTCTCATTGTGAAAGAGAAGTACCCTGAACTGGCCAACTTCTACAATGAGCTGCACTTTGTGgataaagctgcagcag TGTCTCTGGAAAATGTGTTGCTGGACGTTCGAGAGCTGGGGAAAGGCATGGACCTGATCCGGAGGGAGTGCAGTCTCCACGACCATTCGGTCCTGAAAGGCTTCGTTCAGGCCAGCGAGCCACAGCTGGACAAGCTGCAGAAGGACGCCAAGACAGCAGAG GAAGCCTTCAACAATGTGGTAAACTACTTCGGAGAGAGTGCCAAGACGACTCCACCCTCGGTGTTCTTCCCCGTGTTTGTGCGCTTCATCAAGGCCTACAAG GATGCAGTGGAAGAAAACgaacaaaggaaaaagcagGAGCAAGCAATGAGGGAGAAATTACTGGCACAGGAGGCTAAACAGCATGACCCCAAG GTCCAGGCCCAAaagaagaggcagcagcagcaggagctgatcGCAGAGCTGCGCAGGCGGCAAGCCAAAGACCACCGGCCCGTGTACGAGGGAAAGGACGGCACTATTGAGGACATTATCACAG ATCTCCGAAACCAGCCTTTCCTGCGAGCTGACGCGTTGATCCGGAGCGGTTGGAAGAGACCCTAA
- the fmnl3 gene encoding formin-like protein 3 isoform X4 codes for MGNIESVDGQSEMKHHIMPLKVPMPDPTELEEKFAIVLNSMNLPPDKARLLRQYDNEKKWDLICDQERFQVKNPPHTYIQKLRGYLDPGVTRKKFRRRVQESTKVLRELEISLRTNHIGWVREFLNDENRGLDVLVEYLSFAQCAVIYGSVSNSKTIKNSRLVSQKDDVHVCIMCLRAIMNYQYGFNMVMSHAHAVNEIALSLNNKNSRTKALVLELLAAVCLVRGGHEIILSAFDNFKEVCKEKHRFERLMDYFRCEEGNIDYMVACMQFINIVVHSVEDMNFRVHLQYEFTKLGLDDYLEKCKHTESDKLSVQIQAYLDNVFDVGGLLEDAETKNAALEKVEELEEHLSHVTEKLLEVENETMMKVADLEKLLLQKDKDLQVIRETYESTNTQVNTLRRVIKEKDAAFQRHFNIERRLLELEQQGTIRLHKKPDGDIAIEPLGVGGAGSSGLGIPLGNIGQLSLASTAGLIEPGEPDTSLPPASEAPPPPPPPPPPPPPLPSASGANAPVAPPPPPLAPPLPDASPSVILSVGLSAIRIKKPIKTKFRLPVFNWTALKPNQINGTVFNEIDDERVLEELDLERFEELFKTRAQGPIVDLTCTKSKVAQKAVNKVTLLDANRSKNLAITLRKANKTTEEICKAIEKFDLKALPVDFVECLMRFLPTESEVKVLRQYERERRPVDQLAEEDRFMLLFSKIERLTQRMNIITFVGNFSDNISMLTPQLNAIIAASGSVKSSPKLKRVLEIILALGNYMNSSKRGCVYGFKLQSLDLLLDTKSTDRKMTLLHYIALIVKEKYPELANFYNELHFVDKAAAVSLENVLLDVRELGKGMDLIRRECSLHDHSVLKGFVQASEPQLDKLQKDAKTAEEAFNNVVNYFGESAKTTPPSVFFPVFVRFIKAYKDAVEENEQRKKQEQAMREKLLAQEAKQHDPKVQAQKKRQQQQELIAELRRRQAKDHRPVYEGKDGTIEDIITVLKSVPFTARTAKRGSRFFCEANLCDDANC; via the exons AATTCTATGAACCTGCCTCCAGACAAAGCCCGGCTCCTCAGACAGTATGATAATGAGAAGAAGTGGGACCTGATCTGCGACCAG GAGCGGTTTCAGGTGAAGAATCCACCTCACACCTACATCCAGAAGCTCCGAGGATACTTAGACCCTGGAGTCACACGGAAG AAGTTTCGCAGGCGAGTGCAGGAATCTACCAAAGTCTTGAGGGAGCTGGAGATCTCACTGAGGACAAACCACATCGG GTGGGTCAGGGAGTTCCTCAATGATGAGAACAGAGGTCTTGACGTGCTGGTGGAGTACCTCTCCTTTGCCCAGTGCGCTGTCAT CTACGGCTCGGTTTCCAACAGCAAAACCATCAAGAACTCCCGCCTCGTGAGCCAAAAAgatgatgtgcatgtgtgcatcatgTGCTTGAGAGCAATCATGAACTATCAG TATGGCTTCAATATGGTCATGTCTCACGCGCACGCAGTCAATGAGATTGCTCTCAGCTTGAACAATAAGAACTCACG GACGAAAGCCTTGGTCCTTGAGCTGCTGGCCGCCGTCTGTCTCGTCCGTGGAGGTCACGAGATCATCCTCTCAGCGTTTGACAACTTCAAAGAG GTGTGTAAGGAGAAGCATCGCTTCGAGAGACTGATGGACTACTTTCGCTGTGAGGAAGGAAACATCGACTACATG GTTGCTTGCATGCAGTTCATCAACATCGTGGTTCACTCAGTTGAGGACATGAACTTCAGAGTCCACCTGCAGTATGAATTCACCAAGCTGGGGCTGGACGATTACCTGGAG AAATGTAAACATACGGAGAGTGACAAGCTGTCGGTGCAGATCCAGGCCTACCTGGATAACGTGTTTGACGTGGGTGGTCTGTTGGAAGATGCAGAGACGAAGAATGCAGCcctggagaaggtggaggaacTGGAGGAGCACCTGTCCCAT GTGAcggagaagctgctggaggttGAGAATGAGACAATGATGAAAGTAGCTGATCTGGAGAAGCTGCTCCTTCAGAAAGATAAGGACCTGCAAGTGATTCGG GAGACCTATGAGTCGACCAACACCCAGGTCAACACCCTGCGGAGGGTGATCAAGGAGAAGGATGCCGCCTTCCAGAGGCACTTCAACATTGAGAGgcggctgctggagctggaacaGCAGGGCACCATCCGTTTGCACAAGAAGCCTGATGGAGACATCGCCATCGAGCCACTGGGCGTGGGCGGTGCTGGGAGTAGCGGCCTTGGGATCCCACTGGGAAACATTGGGCAGCTGTCTTTGGCCTCAACAGCTGGATTAATAGAACCGGGAGAACCAGACACCAGTTTACCACCAGCCAGCGAagctcctccgcctcctcctccacctccaccacctcctcctcctctcccctctgcctcAG GTGCGAATGCTCCAGtcgcaccaccaccacctcctctcgCTCCACCTCTGCCAGACGCTTCTCCTTCTGTCATCCTGAGTGTGGGTCTTTCAG CTATCAGAATCAAGAAACCCATCAAGACCAAGTTCCGCCTGCCTGTGTTTAACTGGACGGCCCTGAAGCCCAATCAGATCAATGGCACAGTCTTCAATGAGATTGACGATGAGCGCGTGCTAGAG GAGCTGGATCTGGAGAGGTTTGAGGAGCTGTTTAAGACCAGAGCCCAGGGTCCAATTGTGGATCTCACCTGCACAAAGAGCAAAGTAGCGCAGAAGGCAGTAAACAAAGTCACCCTTCTAGACGCCAATCGCTCCAAGAACTTAGCCATCACACTGCGAAAGGCTAACAAGACCACAGAGGAGATCTGCAAAGCAATAGAGAA gtTTGACCTCAAGGCCTTGCCCGTCGACTTTGTGGAGTGCCTGATGCGCTTTTTGCCCACCGAGTCCGAGGTGAAGGTGCTGCGTCAGTACGAGCGTGAGCGGCGCCCAGTGGACCAGCTGGCGGAGGAAGATCGCTTCATGTTGTTATTCAGCAAGATTGAGAGGCTCACGCAGAGAATGAACATCATCACATTTGTCGGGAACTTTTCTGACAACATCAGCATGCTCACGCCACAGCTCAATGCCATCATCGCCGCTTCTGGCTCAGTGAAATCCTCACCAAAGTTGAAAAGAGTGCTCGAG ATCATCTTAGCCTTGGGAAACTACATGAACAGCAGCAAGCGAGGATGCGTTTATGGCTTCAAATTACAAAGTCTTGATCTG CTGCTGGACACTAAGTCTACAGACAGGAAGATGACATTGCTCCACTACATAGCTCTCATTGTGAAAGAGAAGTACCCTGAACTGGCCAACTTCTACAATGAGCTGCACTTTGTGgataaagctgcagcag TGTCTCTGGAAAATGTGTTGCTGGACGTTCGAGAGCTGGGGAAAGGCATGGACCTGATCCGGAGGGAGTGCAGTCTCCACGACCATTCGGTCCTGAAAGGCTTCGTTCAGGCCAGCGAGCCACAGCTGGACAAGCTGCAGAAGGACGCCAAGACAGCAGAG GAAGCCTTCAACAATGTGGTAAACTACTTCGGAGAGAGTGCCAAGACGACTCCACCCTCGGTGTTCTTCCCCGTGTTTGTGCGCTTCATCAAGGCCTACAAG GATGCAGTGGAAGAAAACgaacaaaggaaaaagcagGAGCAAGCAATGAGGGAGAAATTACTGGCACAGGAGGCTAAACAGCATGACCCCAAG GTCCAGGCCCAAaagaagaggcagcagcagcaggagctgatcGCAGAGCTGCGCAGGCGGCAAGCCAAAGACCACCGGCCCGTGTACGAGGGAAAGGACGGCACTATTGAGGACATTATCACAG tACTGAAGAGCGTGCCCTTCACAGCCCGCACTGCTAAACGCGGCTCACGGTTCTTCTGTGAAGCCAACCTCTGCGACGACGCCAACTGCTAG